A stretch of DNA from Halictus rubicundus isolate RS-2024b chromosome 13, iyHalRubi1_principal, whole genome shotgun sequence:
CCATAAGTTGGAAAACTGTAAATTgggactacagtgatttctctatatatgtcgccactAGGTTTTGCCTAGCACTCTCAAGGCAGGGCTACTCGAACCCATAAGTTGGAAAACTGTAAATTAGAactacggtgatttctctatatatgtcgccatgaaCTGGGTTAACCCTATCACTCCCAAGGTGGGGCCCCTCGAATCCATAGGCTGGAAAACTGTAAATTgggactacagtgatttctctgtatatgtcgccaaggcctggatgatgaacgtcgcggaattatccccactaccgcggggtataccccgtcaggGGCCACATACCGAAGCCCCTAACTGTCTTTTCAGCGTGAATCGgtgaatagtatctcctggccgatatatgtcctcggctagacccgtgttttgaacatatatcgagtagatactgtacattgtaaaataaatggctaaaaattcgagtagatacattttcgttatttttataaagtaatgccccgtgaacctagtgttaagaactaTTCAGCTCTAAACAAGATTGTATATTCCTCTGCAATAATAACAGGATCGAGTTTGTTCAGGTATCATAGGATTTCCTACTCAAAAAAGTCATGTGAAAAGTTTCTGTGActtcaaaaattctgaaaaacaaAATTCGTCGGAGCTCTGTGGTTCCAGCGATGAGAGGGCTTGTGACACGGGGTCAGTGGTAGCacgattaacattttctgagCGATAAAAATCTGGCAACTCAGCATGACGCTTTGAAAACGTCGAGTCGGCAGTTATGTCGGAAAATGTTGATCGCGCTAGAACTACCCGTGTCTCCCCTACGCTCGGACAAAAGCTTGGAAAACTTGACTGGTTTGAGTGAAAGGTTCCAGCGCACGTCCAGGTCGCTGACATAACAGTTAGTAAAATTACAGCCGGGCCGTCCAGTCGTGTTAGAAGTAACTTGTACCATTAGCGCTGTGGAAATTGGCCGGAAGACGGGTGGAAGATGCAACGTGTTCGCGCCACTATGCCAGGACTTCGCGACGCGAATTAAGTTAATGAACTTGGAGCAAGCTCTCGCCGCGTTCCTTTTCCCGTTGATAACGAGATAGGAGCCGCGTAGTCTGCGAAGGGTACGAGCAACACCGACGGAGCCAGGCAAATATTGATTATTTCTCTGCATGGCACCGTCCAGTCTAGACAGGATCTATACTATACGCTGGAGAGACACGCGATCATTCGACGACGCGCGAATCATTCAGAAAATAGACTCTTTAGCAAGGCTAGCTAGCTCAGCTATTCTTCTCGAAAATCGTGCGCGGAATGTTGTTCGTCCAACTGATGATTTTTCATTGTTTCATTTTCAGCACAGGGCTGGGACATGCCGGAGGAACAGAAGTCTGCTGGCGGCCCACCGGAAGTTGCCGCGGAAAATGGGACCGGAACGAACTCGCCCACGAAGAGTCCGGTTAGCAGGGGCAAAATGGCCGTTGCGAACATCACTCTTCTCGACGGGACCGTCAAAGATTTCCACATCGACGTGAGTAACTATCGCTGATGTTTCACGACAACGATTCTTTGAGATTTCATAATTCGAAAGTTGTAGCATTGTCTCGAACACTGAATCCGCTGATCGAACGAATCCTTTTACAGAGAAAGGCGAAGGGCCAGGATCTGCTCGACATGATCTGCCAGAGCATGAACCTCCTGGAGAAGGACTACTTCGGCCTCATCTACGAGGACAGACACGACCCGCGAAACTGGCTGGACCTCGACAAGAGGATTGCAAAGTTCATAAAAAGTACCGATCCGCCGTGCATATAGAATCAATGCGAATTTTCCTCCATGTTATTCCAATGGCGGTGCAGCACAAAACGTACAATTAATTTGTACCGTTTCCGTGTTtcgtctttgaaaaatattaacgCATCAGTTAGAGACCGATTGAAAATCTGTGGTACACGGTCACGGatcttttaaccagttaactgtgtttgacgaatatgctcgtcatgaagaaatggcaatattttgtgtcacgacgagtatactcgtcaaaacagctataattcagacagcggttaatttttgcgacgcaacttaggtacacatttttcgaagaggtcgcaacagctgaCTGGTTAACAGATTCTTTAGCAAtagtaactagactgcggggcTTCGTGCAAAATGAAGCGTTTACATTGGTTGCAAGAGATAgtagccaaataaaaatttctttcacgaAAGAGTTAGTTTGGAGTGCAAACCCTGTACTCTGCGTGACTCACAAGAAGtcccctggcaggaatgcggctGTAAGCCGTCCGATTAGGTCATTTCACATGTATTTCCTGTTGCAGTTGAAgtagggtcagattatactacgTCAGGCGCTGAGGGTGTATAAAcggtagatacaaaaacagggtaaccaaattTTGTCGGCAGAAttcgtctgacctgcctagtacaATCTGACCCTTATTGGTAAAGTGTGTGGCCCTTCGAGCGAGTTCTTGCGAGGCAGGGACAGTACATGCTTTTGCACTGATACTATGTTTAACGTGCTAATAGACAGATAAAGCGTTGAATGGAAATTCGCATTGTTTCTAAGATACATTTTGCGTTGTCTCTCTCTGTTTTACGCCTCCGGGTGGTTGTTCGTTCAATTGCAGACGAACCGTGGAAGTTCAATTTCGAGGTGAAGTTTTATCCGCCGGACCCGGCCCAGTTGCAGGAGGACATAACGCGTTACCAGTTATGCCTTCAGATACGAAACGACATAATCACGGGGCGATTGCCCTGCTCGTTCGTAACTCACGCCCTCCTCGGCTCGTATCTAGTGCAGTCCGAGGTCGGGGATTACGACGCGGACGCGCACGGTCGCACCTACTTGAAGGACTTCAAGTTCGCCCCGAACCAGACGCCAGAATTAGTGGAAAAAGTAATGGAGCTGCATAAAACGCATAAGTCAGTCTCCCAACTGTTAATCCGTTCGCTTCGCATCCGAGAGCGGCGTGCGAACCTCTGCGTTCCCTAAAATTGATCGACGATCACGAACGATGGATTTTCAGGGGTCAGACGCCTGCCGAAGCGGAGCTCCACTATCTCGAGAACGCGAAGAAGCTGGCGATGTACGGCGTCGATCTTCACCCGGCTAAAGACTCCGAGGGAGTCGATATAATGCTAGGCGTATGCTCGTCGGGCCTGCTCGTCTACAGGGATCGATTGCGGATCAACAGGTTCGCCTGGCCGAAGATCCTGAAGATCTCTTACAAGAgacacaatttttatataaaaatcagACCGGGCGAGTTCGAGCAGTTCGAGTCGACGATCGGCTTCAAACTAGCGAATCACAGGGCGGCGAAGAAGCTGTGGAAAGTTTGCGTCGAGCACCACACTTTCTTCAGGTACGCATCAGACAGCGGATCTTCGTGGGAAAGGATAAATTTTTAACTAATGTCATTGGAATTGTTTGTAGGCTCATGAGTCCGGAGCCTGTTAAGAAAGTAGGTCTAATACCGCACTTGGGATCCCGTTTCCGGTACTCCGGGAGAACCCATTACGAAACGAAAAAAACCCCGATCGACAGGCAACCCCCGCAATTCGAGAGATCATTGAGCGGTCGTCGGCCGACGTCTCGCAGCATGGACGGTAACAATAGTTTTCTTCCTCTACTTCTTCCTTAACACTCTTCGAGGTATTGCCTTTGATTTTCTCCTGACCGACTTTATGGGAATCGCTCGTTCGGTGCTTACGTGTGCATGAAGACCGTTTAATAACGCGACTGCTTTACACAGCGTTAGGCGGACCTAAACAAGTCGAGAGTTACGGTTCCGAACCCAGCAAGAGACACACGATGAGCTATGAACCGGAAATGATTCCCGATATGGAGCATATAGATCAACGGCCTAGTCCAATTAAAAAGCAAAAGGAAAAGGTAAAACGAAAAGTGTATATTTCTTTGTctacttttcttttcttttctattttcttttcttctttttgttcttCATTATTGAATCGATATACATAGCGATAGTTCGTAGTACGTGCATGAATTGTTCATGCAGATTGAGAGATTTATTTCACGAAGAGTCCATCTGAAGGAATCTCCGATTTTTACCTGCGGTCTACGctttcaaacgaaactgattcTCGAAACTAAAAATCCAACTAATTAATTCAGTCGTACCATAATCATGAGATTAGTAACATTACCATGTCGAGAATGCCATACCATGAAACCGGGAAATTGTGGAACACCAATTGGATCACTCTGACAAAAGCAAGATTAGAAAATATTTCCTAGACATTGCAGGATCGATCACTAGTACACACTATGAAAATTGAACAGACTCGTAGCCGTAGCATGTTAATGATTCACTGTGTACCATGTATTAGACGTGGTTCGTATGCATTAGATATTTTAACGTATCCGAAATTGTTCAGACCATATAATTCGAATGCAAGTTAATTAACAACCGGTACGATTGGTATCCTGGAGAAAAAAAAGGATAAAAATTGCAGGGGATACCGGTCGATGCTTCGTcctgtttttttcttttcactcgGAGAACAAATATCGACGACTCGTTAATTAACTTGTATAAGATTCTGAAGACTTGATCGAACATCCCCACATGCAAGAAACGTAGAGACTCGTAGACTTCTCCAATACATTGTCCGATTGATTTTTGTCAGAACGCGTGAACACATTGGCATTTTGTATGGCTCGAATTCAATTGTCACGACTTAACGCTTCTTTAtcatgagagaaagagagaaaaaaaagaaactaactGACACCATTAACCTAACACCGGTAGCTCACACGCAAAACAAGTGCTGGAACAACATCAGCTAGCAGTACCAGTAGCCTGGAAGGAGAGTACGATGCAGATCGTGGCAAAAAGGTATAGAAACTCACCTGGGACCATTCTATCGTACATTTAACAGCAGACACCCACCTCCGCTGGTCTTGTTGTATGTGACCATTTGGTGTTTTCCTCTATTCGATATATGCATGCtgctatcttttttttttctctattattttgCGAGCATCATACGGCCATCGCCTCAAAGCTGATAAATCATTCGAGTTATCCCCGACGACGATAATCATCCGCAGCGCAAGCATGTGCAAAGAACTCTGTCGCAAACATTAATGCAAATTACGCCAACGATTctcatatatatacatatctacatatagaattaaatatttttctatcttCACCGTACACCGATTTGTCCgcatgtaaaataaataaccaTCGTGAGCGGCACGTTGTTGCGAGGAGTGCTATTGGAAgagaaaaaaccaaaaaaaaaaaaaaaaaagaatcagaGTACATAGAAAAAATACACAACCAGGGAAGTATGCTCGTCGTAACCGATTCTAACCGATCAACGACTATACATTATATAATACTATTTTGAGAGCGCAGACCGTACTTAGTTGTCAAGCATGAAACATATGCCGGCAGACCGTGATACTATATTTATGATTATACATATCTATTGTGTACAGTAGACCGTAGCTTAGCCGATAGAGTTTTCCATTCGTGCTTATTGCATGAAGCGATGTGTGACTATAAATTTACTTATAGAAACCGGTCGGAGGAATCGCGGTCCTACCGCCCGGTGGTCTATCTAAGAAGAAAAAGGATAAGCAAAACGAGAATGAGAAGGAGAATCATAACGATCTAAACAACTCCGATCTGATTAACGAAAACGCTGTCCTCGACAGCAACGACGTAAAGTCGCCGAGTAAAAAAGAACTGAAAAAGAAAGACAAGGAAACGCCCGAGAAAAAagataaagaaaagaaagagaaaataaaGGTAAGTGCTTTCAAACGTTCAGGTACCGACGCGCTGTGCTAACGCAGTGGTCTATCACTGattagagagagaaagaaccaaaaaaaaaaaaagttagtcGTAATGGGATGAGATACATTCATTTGAAAACGATCACAATCGATAGAAACTGTTCACCTTTGTTATACGCATTCCTACATTTCAagtatatacatacgtatagcTATCTGCACGATCGTTAGTTTGCTCtatagtgagagagagagagagaatagcaATGCATCGACGTATCTACGTAGTTTCTTCTTAGCTTCGTTAGTTTCTTTTCTggcgtacagggtgtcccaaaaatgtacttgtTCGAAATGGGAGATTCCCGacaaactttttcctttgcgaaaagtTATTGAAACAACCTCGGAAATCATCGGTTTCGAGGAAGCGCAACATTTCTGGGACAACCTGTATATTTTCACAGTGTACGGAGTCTCGAGAAACCGCCTGTGCCGTTTCTCGCGACTCACCCCTGTGTATTCAGATAGATGCAGTGGATCGAAAATGATTGGCACACTCAGTTTTTCTATCGTAGAAAATTGTTGTCGACCGATTCGTTCGGTACGTTCTTTCTAATCCACTGTGTTCGGCATGTTTCTGGAATTTTGCATGTTTTTGTTTGCCACGAAAGAGCTCGGTCGGTGGCTTCCTATTCGGCAAAAGGGAAAAGGACACGAAGCAgaagaaacagaagaagaaCAAGGAGCTGGAGGAATCTCTGGAGAAGAGCGACGCGGAGTCGAATCTCTCGAAGTCGGAGAAGCAGCCGGCGAAACCGTTGACCGAGACGTCGAACATCGAGAAATCGAAAACCGCCCCGGAATCGCCGCAGCCGCCGGGTTACACGAAGCCGTACGACTACGAGGAGACGGAGACCTCACCGACGAGGAAACCGTTCACGCCGCACGGGTTCTCGTACGAGGACAGGCCGGCGTCGTCCGGAGTGCAGAGCCAACAATCGCCGACCGCCGCGAGTCGCAAGGCCACGGGCCTGGCCTTTAATTACGCCCCTGGCGAGGAGAAGAAGGTGGCGGAATCAGCGGAAAAGAGGAAAACCAAAGAAGCGGACGCGACCAAGCCCGGATTAAAGACTCCGGGTCTGAATTACGTGGAATCGGCCGGATTAAAGGAACAACAGAAAGCTGTTTCCCGGCCGGAAGTAGCGGAGAAAGATCTATCGGCAGCCCTGATCATTGCTGAAAGGCAACAAGGACAAGCGGATTGTGCCGGCGCCGTTCCACCGTCGTCTGCGACGGAGTCGAAACCGGAGCACCACGTTCTACCGCTGCCGGATGGATCGAAAGTTATCGGAGGTGTGATTTATACCAAAGATGGCAAACCGGTGGATCAGCACAGCATTCGTCCGGACAGTAGCAGAGCGATCAACGACAAGATGGTGCGGTACGGATTGGTGTGCGGCAACGACGGTAAACCGTTGAAACATGGTAATTTCGATTCGAACGGCAACGTCGTGAAAAACGGAAGGATTTACGACCGCGCCGGGCAGCCCCTGAACCAGGCAAACTATAAAAACGACGGCAGCTATGTGAAGGATGGCCTGATCTACGGGAGCAACGGGAAACCAGCGACGCATGGTGTGTTACCATCGGAGACCGGTTTCATCAGGAACGGAAAGATCCACGATTCGAATGGACAACCGCTTACACAGGAAGCATTCGGTCCGGAGGGTTTGAAGGTAGAGAAGGGCGTGGTGGTTGATAAAGCAGGAAAACCACTGAAACAGGCAACCTTCGACTCCGATGGGAACGTCGTGAAAGATGGCGTTGTTTGCTCGGCGGCTGGCAAGCCTGTCGATAAATACTTCACCGTGATCACCATCACTTCGGTGCGCAAAGGGTTGCTGTGCGACAGGGACGGCAAGCCGGTAAGTCAGGCAGCGTTCTCGAACGACGGTAGTTACGTCAAGGATGGGAAGATCTACGACAAGTCCGGTAAACCGATGAACCAAGAGATCTTCGGGGAGGAGGGCGCGTTCGTGAAGGACGGCATGGTGTTCGCCAGCACCGGGCAACCGTTGAACAGCGAAACGATCATGAAAGAAGTACAGGACGCCAACAAAGTCGTTGCCgtctcgaaaacgaagaaacCGCCGGCGCTTCCGAGCACCGCTCCGACCATTGTGAAGACAACGACCAAGCAATCGGTGGTGAAGGATCAGGAAGGCGTCACGCAAAATATAGAGGAGAAAATCGAGGATCTGACGCCAGGAGGGACAGGCCAAGTAACCGTTTCCACGCAGATTAACAAGGTGATATAATTTTGTCAAGTAACACGAGATACTCTAAAGCCCAAATCACACTTCTGCACTGATCACAGAAGGTAAAAACGGAACGATCCGAACGAGAGGGGGTTGAACCGACTGACGACTTTACTTGGGACGCGTTCAATTACACAGTTTTGCCCCACCCACCTACCgtttgaatttttgaaagatATTTGAATATTCGTTGTGTAGCGTATTTACTTAGTTCGAcggagatatatatatatatgtatctgtGTGTGTTGCAATGTTGATCCCTCCAGTAGTATTTGTGTACCGCATGCTGTAAATGTTTATTCGTCGGTATAAGTTGCAAATCGAAAATCGTACACCTGTAAAAAGCTGCAATCATCTTGAAACCAGTGcataagaaagaaaaaaaaaaaacgttcgaTCGAACATGTACACGTTCTCCTTATATCCGTTTCGAGTTTTCATATGCACACACATGTCGTATCATATGTACCGGTTCTGTTATTATGAGACACTAGTCACCTTGTAGTTGTATTTAGGCAGAGGCACCGGATGACGGTAGAGCTCCCTACATGACAGCGACCGCTGTCACCACGCGTACCGCTACCATGCACGAGGACCTCGAAAAGAACCAAAAGACCAGCCAGGTTTGTACCAATTGTTCACGCACTCTACGTACCGTACACTTGACCGACCGTTCGGTCACCGAGAACCTCTTTCACGGTACTCTCGGAAAAATTCGTCTACAGAGTTGCTGCGAGATTTAccgtttttttttacaatttttttttgtcacatCAGGTAGAAGAAAAGACTGTAGCGCACACGACTGCGACCAGCGCGACCCGACAGGAGCAGAGAGTGGTCACTCAAGAGGTTCGAACGACGAGCCACGTTCTTTCCGGTGAACAGGTAATTTGCGGACTCTGAACTCTGCGATAGCGTACATAGCTCACTAATAATGGTCGAAGCATGTAAGCATTCATGGAATACACcaccatatatatatatacagggtgagtcacctaacgtttgcacctaaaatatctttgttgtttctaaagatacgtaaaatatggtaaggacaaagttgaatggtacaatggggctgacacgatgccaaattttgtttttatgtcatttttttagagatatcaaggtgaccttgacttttttaaatagaaccacccttttttaaacacctacaatgatagtccctttcattaggaattcactgacaataattattccaagatcATTccaggtcacagacagagaaaacgtataagatttagaatatgaaagcagaatacgtttatcacggttgagacttgtagtaaatagtaaacatagtatggtcgtagttaaagtaaacgtactaaggtccttcaatgttattgttattcagcattcttatctactatcagtatgttcccaaatgcgattccgtcttattcaatgactgaaaagtgtgatatgatcacgatttaccgtgaatgtagacaaaatgcagtgcaggcccgattactttatgaagaaaggtactccgagcgaaacactccttctagacaggctttcattaatacgtacaggttgtttcgaagtactggaagtgtacatgcaagacagcacaaacggaagaatccctcgactaatgaagacaatgaaattaatattttagcagctgcagctgtcgatcctcacgcgagtacgagaaaaatttcccgggaagcaggcataagtcaaagtagcgtaatacgatttctggcccgacataaatttcatccgttccacatatcgctccatcaagaattgcacgggaatgattttcaaaatagaattaacttttgtcaatgtgGATTGCTTCAaagtcattcatttttttctaacgtcttgtttacggacgaagcagcattcactaatcatggcccaattatacatttataaaatacaggtattctgcttccatattatagtttcatacgttttttctgtccttgaccttgaatgaccttggaatcatatagtcactgcattcctaatgaaagggactatcattgtaggtgtttaaaaaagggtggttccatttaaaaatgtcaaggtgaccttgatatctctaaaaaaaattacataaaaacaaaatttttttatggcgtCGTGTCAGcctcattgtaccattcaactttgtccttaccatattttacgtatctttagaaacaacaaagatatttgaggtgcaaacgttaggtgactcaccctgtataaacaaatacagtgtttactcgatatatgtccaaaacacgggtctggacAGGGACCTATATCGGGAGGTACTATTCTTCTtttcacgccgaacgtagaaaacctCGGTTCAAAacctgcggcagtggggatagttctgggacttttatcgactaggcatgtaggacatatatagagtaaacactgtacacatCATATTGTTTTGGTTGTGATCGGCGCAAGAATAATGACCGAATTCTCTTATTGCTTTATCTTATGGTAAAGAACCTAATTTCTGTTATTCTTTCGCCGATCAAACAGGAGGATATCATTCGTACAGTGTTGCGTCGTTAGGTGTACAAGTTCCAacagaattaattattttacgaGTGGATTACCAGCGTGTACTATCAGTAATACTCATTCATAACGCTGATTAATTGATTAAATTTAACCCATGCTATGTATCAttcgatttaatttttttttttatttatttttgtaattaatttttgccgGCTTGGTTAACA
This window harbors:
- the Cora gene encoding erythrocyte membrane protein band 4.1 like coracle isoform X2 — translated: MPEEQKSAGGPPEVAAENGTGTNSPTKSPVSRGKMAVANITLLDGTVKDFHIDRKAKGQDLLDMICQSMNLLEKDYFGLIYEDRHDPRNWLDLDKRIAKFIKNEPWKFNFEVKFYPPDPAQLQEDITRYQLCLQIRNDIITGRLPCSFVTHALLGSYLVQSEVGDYDADAHGRTYLKDFKFAPNQTPELVEKVMELHKTHKGQTPAEAELHYLENAKKLAMYGVDLHPAKDSEGVDIMLGVCSSGLLVYRDRLRINRFAWPKILKISYKRHNFYIKIRPGEFEQFESTIGFKLANHRAAKKLWKVCVEHHTFFRLMSPEPVKKVGLIPHLGSRFRYSGRTHYETKKTPIDRQPPQFERSLSGRRPTSRSMDALGGPKQVESYGSEPSKRHTMSYEPEMIPDMEHIDQRPSPIKKQKEKKPVGGIAVLPPGGLSKKKKDKQNENEKENHNDLNNSDLINENAVLDSNDVKSPSKKELKKKDKETPEKKDKEKKEKIKSSVGGFLFGKREKDTKQKKQKKNKELEESLEKSDAESNLSKSEKQPAKPLTETSNIEKSKTAPESPQPPGYTKPYDYEETETSPTRKPFTPHGFSYEDRPASSGVQSQQSPTAASRKATGLAFNYAPGEEKKVAESAEKRKTKEADATKPGLKTPGLNYVESAGLKEQQKAVSRPEVAEKDLSAALIIAERQQGQADCAGAVPPSSATESKPEHHVLPLPDGSKVIGGVIYTKDGKPVDQHSIRPDSSRAINDKMVRYGLVCGNDGKPLKHGNFDSNGNVVKNGRIYDRAGQPLNQANYKNDGSYVKDGLIYGSNGKPATHGVLPSETGFIRNGKIHDSNGQPLTQEAFGPEGLKVEKGVVVDKAGKPLKQATFDSDGNVVKDGVVCSAAGKPVDKYFTVITITSVRKGLLCDRDGKPVSQAAFSNDGSYVKDGKIYDKSGKPMNQEIFGEEGAFVKDGMVFASTGQPLNSETIMKEVQDANKVVAVSKTKKPPALPSTAPTIVKTTTKQSVVKDQEGVTQNIEEKIEDLTPGGTGQVTVSTQINKAEAPDDGRAPYMTATAVTTRTATMHEDLEKNQKTSQVEEKTVAHTTATSATRQEQRVVTQEVRTTSHVLSGEQLFSRRLSTSSSSSDDSGTPIDLEDDQQAFYNQYYQGDPASVETTETSDQKGEPETNVTATTTVPLVATETRKVAVESEDGLYSATGEIVSSQTISSKTRTVETITYKTERDGVVETRVEQKITIQSDGDPIDHDRALAEAIQEATAMNPDMTVEKIEIQQQTAQ